CCAATAAACTCTCTcttttaataaacttaataaatgaTATTAGAGCCTAATTAGTCTTTGATGATTGACTTAGAAGAGTACAATATGATCCTATTGAAAGTCTTTCTAACAAAAGTTTCACTTAAACAAATATGGTGAAGATAAACGATGATACGAAAATAAATACTCACCTGTTTCTTCAAATCGCAAATTAAGCACAACAAACATGAAAGATATCTGATTTgaattaaatgtaaaagaaattacATTTTGTATCACCTCTAATAAAAGGacatctatttttttataactaactGTATGACTTCTtcgttaaatataattatataatttcttcacttaaaataacaaaaaaaagtatcttttaaaatttttaaattgtattatttaaattaaaaaatgtggACGCGTAAGCACGTTAGCGCCATGTGTTTCCGTTGATACACATACAGAAAAGATAAACACATTTAATGATCGAGAGAAGTAAGTCagacttttaaatatttaattatttcattttcaactCTTTATTGTTCTTAATTGTCATGTAATAGtcattaactattattttattgtctaaaaataataattataaaaatatccgTCTTATCTTATGTAGAAACTTGCGAACAAtaccaatttaaaatattttaattaaattaatattttaattctcaTCATATattctgaaaattttaaaaagtaatattttaaaaatcatattttaaaattataatagtttagattattttaatattataataatttatataaataattgtattataaacaaattttattattttaaaacatattatttataaaaattatttattttagagttgtcatcttctttcttttgtatCTCGTTCCATGTTCATCTTATTGAAGATTCAAGACGGCAAGATTGATTTTCATGACGAGTTTTCCTTTTAAACCcagttgttttttcattttctctcgaATTTGTTTTGTCCTTGCATGCAATCCTCTAGCTTGTATATTTGATTGTGTGGTTTggtaattgaattttaataatgCATATGGATGAATAGACaatttagagttttttttatatgttactGAATCTTATGATCAATATGTTATTATTGTATTATGTGTTGGATTGAGGTTTTGATGAAAGACTAAATAAGAGAGTTACAATTTGAGAAATTAAACAAATTGGTATTGCTTCGAAAGTGTCTAAAGCCTGTTTGAGCCAAATAAGAAAGTAGAAAGTGCCAATTTAAGCAATTGTACAAGTTAGATTCCTTCATTCaacatgaaaattaaatactaacatGAATTGGAAAAACATACAACACAAAATTACACAAGAGTTTCATGTTTTAcaactaatctcaacaaataagAATAATCATCCATGGTGGAGAACTTAGGATTTTACAAATTGAAGAGACAAGAAAAACATGGAAACCAAAGAGAATATGGAAGTCTTCTCCTAAGGTTCTTGGCAGTTGCTCCATGCTCTAATTGCGTCTCCCCTTCGCATCAACACTTCCAATTCGTGGCCCATCGTCCTCTTCAACCCTAAAAGGGGAAAAACCACCATGAATGAAGAAGGAAACCCAAGGAGGAGAGAAAGAGCTTCCCAACACTCAAAACAACCTCCAAGAGTCTTTCCCAAGCACCATAGGTGATTTTATTCGTGTAAAAATGAGGAATAATGAAAACTCTCCGAAATACATCATTAAATACCCACTTTCGTGTATTAGGACTGGCAGACTCGTCTAATGGCTTCATTCTCACCTAGCGAAGCCTAAAATTTTATGTTCTCTGACTTGTAACTCACTAGGCAAGCCAAATTTTCACCCAACGACTTGAATACTACAGGTTTGAGTTATCATTTTCGTCCAATGAGCAGCCAACTTGCCCAACAAGTCAGCCTGGCGCCTAATGATGATTTTTTTGTCGTCCAAGGGAGATCCATGGCAATATAACCCTATAGGTGAGTCTTTTCTTCATGTGTGCAGCCTTGGGTTTAATTCTAGAGCACCTAAAGTGAGTATTTATCTAAAAATAGTTCTTTCCTATTCAATCATGCTTTCTTGAGTACAACTTATTTTCCTCCACCATAATTgcttcttattttcttatttcacacactcaaagagatattagagataaaacaaacatatactaactaaaacataagaaaacataaaaatacacTAAACTTGGGGACAAAACAAGGTAAAGGctataaaggagttgatttattcattaaagtatatacattaaaatatttaaaatcaatagTTATTATCACAAGTGTGGCTCATTAGGCACCAAGCCCCTATAAAGCCAACGTTGGGTGCACCTCTGATACCACCCCTAGGCACCATCTATTCTAAATCTTTTATTGgttgtttttcatgtttttatattgttatcTTAATAATGTATTTGGTTTGTAAAGTGAAACAATGGTATGAACAAATGGATTATAGGATATTTCCAGAGAGGAAACCCCATTGAATATATGATTCATCAGGGTGTGTCTTGAGTTATGGATTCTTCTATCATGTGAAGCTATCATGAACTTTACTAATCATTCATACTCATGTAGAGAATGAtggttatgtggtgagagtaacATGAGGTCTTATCATAAGGACGATCCTAAGGTTCTTATGATTGTGACagagactaaccttgtgagtgacAACTTGatataacaatattttactACCACAAGTGCATGGTATCATGAGCTTGACTGAAGTGCACTTATTTAGATAAATTGAGTTTATAAGAGTTTGGTTGTATGAATGTTTTTATgtgataattgaattatttattgtattgtagATGTATGTTATATCTTTTTTAGCTAACTTATCTTGTTGTGTATTTTGTGGTTGTTGTGTTTGTCTTCTTCTCTTTGCAATTATCCTTTTATTGATGTAAGGTGTAGGAACACTTTTTATGGATGAAGAGCTAGTTGTCTCGTAAAACGATATTAAATCATGTTagatataattttgaaattaaaccAAAATAGAATAGCTTGATATATAtgtgttatattattatagtattaTCTTTTTATGATTGTACTAATATACAATATTATGACTGTATTTATATATGACTGCTTTTgactattaattataaaatatcatattttagtAAAGCTATTCTATTAAAATGGAATgctataagtaatttttttatattattataattatagttcacaagaaataataactttaatttgtAAATCACATCTCATAATGAAAATTCATAGcagatgaaaattttaaatctacaagataatacttttaatttataataaaattaaattatgatacGGGATTATTTTTGGATAGAAATAAAGGTGTTATTAAGGAAATCAAATATACTGTAGAAGATAAAAAGAGCAGTTTGATAAAATCAAGAGAGACATTTTTAACTGATTGCAAAGAtggtttttgaaatataattcaCGGAAGATTGTTACCTTCTCcttgtttaaaattataatttacgGAATAAAAACGATTTTATAATGttgttctttttaaaattatgaaaatagatACTATGTTTCTAACATACTAACTTAATTGCTAGGTGCTCCTTCtttctaaaataaatgtaattttatgtcttttaaATGTCAAATTGACCAATGTTTTTTACTACTTTCATTCAcgcattaataattattttctaaatttatctttaaattaaaaactctctttaataaaaaataaaactaattagaAAAGgtgatataaatttattgtGTCAAAAAACCTTAAACAGCACAGTACTCTATCAAATTCTaacaaaatgattaaaaaatataggcAACAGTTATGTCAAACAACCATAATGACTAAATGTAAGAAAACAACAACATTAGATGTTTAAAAGTGTACACATTGTTATCTGTTCACAGCTTTGTTACCAAGTAAGGTAGCAGAACGTGCAAGTTTATGTAtcttatcaaaattaagttGCTCAATTGCCTCTTTATCAAATATGGCGTCTGACAAAACAACTGAGGATGCTCCACGCAGAATATATTCACCAATAGCATCTGCAAAATACAGATGAAGTCATTCACATTGAATGGTTATGGCAATGGCATTGTCATTAACTTCATCTACTAAATAAAATGCATGTTGTGCTACTGGGCATACATGGATGAGATTAGTAGTGATCACGTTTATTTAAAGCTGTTATAGAAAAGTTCTTCTAAAGTTGTTACATAAGCTGATATGAACAGTTCATCAAAAGCAGTGTTTCTAAGAAAACCTATTTATCACTTATTCGAGGATGAAACATGAAAAGGTCAGAATTTTCATGTTGGTAAtgatatatattaaacataataatCCCAAATGCTTTTATATCTTGTACTCATATATACGAAAACTTCGAAACTACCTATCGTTATTCCCTGAGAAGCAACCATAGAGACGTGAGGAAAGGTCTTCTTGAGTGCTGATATATACTGAAATCCTCCAAGTGCAGAAGCAGGATATATCTATCACAAGGTCAAAAAACTAAGTATAAGAAATCATGATGTGAATTATAAgccttaaaaagaaaaataaattgacatgGGGCAGCTCTAAATATAAAGATATGAATGTTAACCATTAAAGAAAGGCATACCTTGACCATTTTAGCCCCTGCATCCCACGCAGACAATATCTGCATTGCACAATGATCACTAACGAGTGCTCGATGAAGGCTAGAAAAGATTGCATACAGTGAAATATTAATGATAGAAGAATTTATCATGAGATCTACAGAAGACTTGAATCTAAAAGTTGACTCTTACTTCAGTTGGAGTCATTGTACCGGGAATATATAAAACTTCACCACTCTGAACGTAATCCATTACCATTATGTCCTGATAACAAATAAACAGTTTTAAGAAttgaaaaaacaattttaagcAAAATGCACACTTGTTAGACATCCTACTGTGTCCGCAAATAGTGAACATGTGAGTATTATGTGACAAGAATCTCTCAAGCTAATTCAAACAAGAATAATAAaagggaaaagaagaaaaacaaaataataatagtaaacaATGAAATTTGCCACACGCAGGTATTGTGTGACATGCaagcatatataaatataattgcaAACCTTAACAGTTGCAGGACTCAATAGAAATTTGGCTCCGGCATTGATTGCATTTTTAGCATCCTCAATCTTGAGAACAGTTCCAACCTAAGGCAATAGCTGTTCAGTTCAGACAACTGTTGTAGAGAAATGAGATTTCGTGGAATAATGCGAAATATATGATAAGAGTCTTGATCATCATGTTGAAACAATCATTAGAATGCAATAGGATACCTTTACAAGCTAGTGATATCCAGCAAGAAAGCAACTAAAAAAATCtccaattttgtaataattttttgtgtGCATTTCCAAGAGAGATCAATTTATTACAGTGTTCTACACAAGACTAAATCAGAAGAAAGTTAGAGACTTTAGGTAAACTTTGGCGAGATGACTTAGAATTTAGAAGAAATGTGGAAAGATAGGTTGAACATCCTCTTAACTGATTGATGATAGGACTAGGTTGGACATTCCTCTTATCAGATTATGGGGCTGTCACAGAGAGGTAGTTATCCACATGAATGACACATTCAACACTAGAACAATTTCAAATGTatcaactttaaatttttttcccaaaattctacaagacattgtgattttgttttgtatttttttttatctgcaAATGTTAG
This sequence is a window from Vigna angularis cultivar LongXiaoDou No.4 chromosome 2, ASM1680809v1, whole genome shotgun sequence. Protein-coding genes within it:
- the LOC108328316 gene encoding uncharacterized protein LOC108328316 isoform X1 codes for the protein MDTATGTLSLCQWPIFSSSPPSLRMHVRVSCGIPHLSASAVDKTLSQINNSGIIACLRANSAEVALKAANAAIAGGVSVLEIVVSTPGVFEVLQQLVKEHPTMAIGVGTVLKIEDAKNAINAGAKFLLSPATVKDIMVMDYVQSGEVLYIPGTMTPTEILSAWDAGAKMVKIYPASALGGFQYISALKKTFPHVSMVASQGITIDAIGEYILRGASSVVLSDAIFDKEAIEQLNFDKIHKLARSATLLGNKAVNR
- the LOC108328316 gene encoding uncharacterized protein LOC108328316 isoform X2; translation: MAYFFFFSSFSAYACESFMRNPSPFSIRSGQNPQSDQQFCAEVALKAANAAIAGGVSVLEIVVSTPGVFEVLQQLVKEHPTMAIGVGTVLKIEDAKNAINAGAKFLLSPATVKDIMVMDYVQSGEVLYIPGTMTPTEILSAWDAGAKMVKIYPASALGGFQYISALKKTFPHVSMVASQGITIDAIGEYILRGASSVVLSDAIFDKEAIEQLNFDKIHKLARSATLLGNKAVNR